The DNA window GCCAACGCGATCGTCGGCTGGGTGGGCGGTCTCTATTCGAGCCTGCCGACGACGACCTTCTGGCTGCTCCACGTCGCCAGCGCCGCATTCGGCCTTATCGCCTTTGTCATCTTCAAGATCGCCGTCGGCAAGCGGATGGAGAGCACGGCCGCGGACCAGGCAGCGGCCCTGAGCTGAGCGCCTCTTGCAGTGCTGCGATCGAGGGTGTATTGCCGCTATAATACGCTAAGGAGGAGACTCGAATGCGCAAGTCCTACGCCGCGGTGCTGATCGCCGCCCTCGCCACCGCCGCCGGCTGCAGCGGCGTTCACGCCGAAGACGGCGGATCGAGCGTGTCGCGCAACTATAATGTCGGCAATTTCCAGCGAATCGAAGTGGCCGGCTCCTATGACGTCGAGGTTCGCACCGGCGCCAACCCGGGCGTGTCTGCCACCGGCTCGGAAAAGCTCCTCGAGAATACGATCGTCGAAGTTCAGGGCGACCGCCTCGTCATCCATCCCGACAAGAAGAGCAGCTGGTTCCGCCGCTCGATCCGCGGCCATGCCCGCTTCACCGTCACGGTGCCGCAGCTGAGCGCCGCGAGCATCGCCGGCTCGGGCGACCTGAGGATCGATCGCATTCAGGGCGCGCGTTTTGAAGGCGCGATTGCCGGTTCCGGCGACCTCGATCTGCAGAACGTCGACGTGCAGGAACTGAAGCTGTCGATCGCAGGCTCCGGGGCGGTAAAGGCCGGGTCGGGCAAGGCGCGTTCCGCCAAGTACGAGATCGCCGGTTCGGGCGACGTCGATGCCGGCGGCATCCAGACTCAGGAGGCGAGCATCTCCGTGGCGGGCTCCGGCGACGTCCGCGCGCATGCGAGCGGCACCGCGGACGTCAGCATCATGGGGTCGGGCGACGTCGAGCTGTCCGGCGGCGCCAAATGTTCGGTCAGCAAGGCGGGCTCTGGCGACGTCCGCTGCTCTTAAAGCGCTTTTAACCATGTTCGGGGAGAAGCTGTGCGATGCGCAGCTTCCTCCTCCCCGCCGCGGCCCTGATCGCGCTCGCGACCCCGGCCGGCGCCGCTACCCGCAATTTCGGGATCACCGGCTTCACCAAGATTCGCGTGGACGGCCCGTTCAAGGTCCGCCTGGCGACCGGCGTCGCACCCTTCGCAAAAGCCTCCGGCTCTGCCTCGGCGCTCGACCGCCTGGCGATCAGCGTCCAGGGCGAGACGCTTGTCGTCCGCTCCAACACCGCCGCGGCCGGCAGCTATAGCGGCAACGACAATGGCCTCGTCGAAATCAGCGCCGGCACCCACGAGCTCAGCGCCGCCTGGCTCAACGGCTCAGGCTCGCTGGCGATCGACCGCGTGAAAGCGCTGAAGTTCGACTTGTCGGTTCAGGGCAGCGGCGCTGCCGAAATCGGCCAGGCAGCCGTCGATCAACTCAACATCAACGCGCTCGGCACCGCGAGCGCGCGTGTCGGCGGCAAGGCCGGCAAGCTGACGGCCGTCGTACGCGGCATCTCCAGCCTCGACGCCGCCGCGCTCATTGTAAAAGACGCGACGCTCGGCGCCGAGGGTGCAGCGACCATCGCCGCGAACGTCAGCGGTTCGGTGAAGCTCGACGCCAGCGGACCGGCGACGGTGCGGCTGGCCGGCCGGCCAGCCTGCACCCTGCGCGTCAGTGGGGCCGCGACGGTGAGCGGCTGCCGCTGATCAGTTGACGGTGGCGCGGGCCTCCACGCCCGACAGGAAGTTCCACAGCGCACCGGCAAGCTCCTCGCCCGCGGCGACGGCTTCCTGGCGCTCGCCTTCAGGCAAGCGGTCGAGCAGGTCGCGGCAGACCTGGCTATGCTCGACGTCGGCGCTCTCGTGGACGCGGAAGAAGCGCAGCGTCTCCTCGTCCTCGATGCCATAGCGGTCGATCAGCCCGTCGATCTTGGCGCTCGCGACGCCAGGAAACTGGCTTTCGTAGGCGTAAAGCGCGCCGAGGCCGGCTGCATAGGACTGGCGCGACAGCTTGCGGAAGGTGTCGATCAGCCCCTGAGTCTCCGCGTTCAGTTCCTGGCCGCGCACGGCATCGGCATTCTCGCCGAGCCCGCAGGCGAACATCATCCACAAGCTCGCATGGTCCTGCTTGCCGGCGTCCAGGCCTTCTTCCTCGGCGAGGTTCTCGGCCAGCATGCGGCGGCCGTCGCGGTCCTCGCAGGCGCTGTGCACCGCGCTCACCGCGCGCGGGAAGGCTTCGACGTGATGGAAATATTGCCGCGCATAAGCGCGCAGCGTGTCGAGCGGCAGGCGCCCCTCGGTCCATGCCTGGTAGAAGGGATGCTTGAGCATTGCCCGCTCCGCCACCTTGATGTCGATCGCGTTAGAAACACTCATGCCTTGCCTCCCGTTGATGGCGCTGGAGGCCGGGCGATAACTCGGGCATCGGCAGCCGACAAGCATAAGGAGTCGGCATGAGCGGAACGGAGGGGGCGAACATGGACGTCAGCAACAATGAGGCCAAGCACCAGTTCGAGATCGACCTCGGCGATACCACGGCCGTCGCCGTCTACAATCTGCTCAAGGGCAAGATCATGTTCACCCACACCGAAGTGCCGCCGGAGCATGAGGGCAAGGGGATCGGATCGGCCCTGATCCGCGCCGGGCTCGGCTATGCGCGCGAGCATCAATTACAGGTGATCCCGATCTGCCCCTTCTTCGCGGCCTACATGAAGAAGCATGAGGAAGTGCAGGACCTTCTCGACCCGTCCTACCGTAACGCTCTTGGACTCCCGGCCGGCTAGAGCCGCGCTTCCAGACGTCCGAAGTCAAAGAAAGTCGAAACCCGACGGCTCCCCGCGCGTTGACTGGCCAACTACGAAAAAGGGAGAGAAGTCATGTATTTCGGTATTGGCGGACTGATCCTGCTGATCATCATCCTTGCGATCCTGTTCTAAGCAAGACCCGCAATCAAACCAGCGCCAGCGCCGCAAGACGGCCGTACAGCTGCGGAGGCAATGCGCCGATGCCGCTGCCGTCATCGTCGGTTGCTGGCGCTTCTGATTCCTCGAGATAGCGCCAACCCTGGTGGGCGCGGCGGAACAATGGCGAGACGCTGACCAGCTCTGCGCAGCAGACGATGTCGATGCGCCCGTCTTCGCGATCCTCGAACCGCAGGATCTCGTTCCCGCCGACGATGCGGTGCTTGACGATCCAGTAGAGATTGCCCCCGACCAGCTCGGATGCGCGCTTCGGCCGCATCCGCGTCGGCACACGCAACTCGCTGCCGGCGGCACGGCTGGCGACCCGCTGCTGGAGCGCGGCGAGGTCGCGGCAGGCAAAGGCCACCTTCGTCATGTGGAGAATCGGCACCCGACCTGAGTGCCGAAAACATCGCTGTTTCGCAATGACTTAGTGGACGATTCCAGTCGCGGTGGCGAGGCCGAGTACGGCGAGGAAGCCCATCGAATCAGTGACCATCGTGACGAAGACGCTGCTGGCCACCGCCGGGTCGGCGCCCGACCGTTCGAGCGCGAGCGGCACCAGCACGCCGGCGAACCCGGCGACGATGATGTTGGTCAGCATCGCCGCGCCGATCAGCAGCCCGAGCGACGTGCTTCCGAGCACCAGGGTCACCCCGACGCCGATCAGCGCAGCGACGGTGATCCCGTTCAGCATCGCAACGCGGATTTCGCGGCCGACCGCGCGCCACCGGTTGGAGCCTGTGAGCTGGTTGGTGGCGATCGCGCGGACCGTGACGGCCAGCGTCTGCGTTCCGGCATTGCCGCCGACGCCGGCGACGATCGGCATCAGCACGGCAAGGACGGTCAGCCGCTCGATCGCGCCTTCGAAATGGCTGATGACCGAAGCGCCGACCAGCGCCGTGACGAGGTTGGCGACCAGCCACCGCACGCGCGAGCGATAGCTCTCGGTGACGGGCTCGTTGATGTCGCCTTCTTCGCCGACACCCGACAGGAGCAGCACGTCCTCGCCGGCTTCTTCCTGGATGATGTGGACGATGTCGTCGACGGTGATCATGCCCACCAGCCGACCGGCATCGTCGATGACGGCGGCGGACACGAGCGCATATTTCTGGAAGCGAAGCGCGACGTCTTCCTGGTCCATGTCGACCGGGATCAACGTCTGCTCGCGTTGCATGACGTCGCCGACCGCGACCGCGCGCGGGGTCCGCAAGATGGTCGACAATTTGCAGGTGCCGACCGGATGGTGCTGCGCATTGACGACGAACACTTCCCAGAAGTCCGCCGGCAGGTCCTCGGTCGAGCGGAGATAATCGATCACCCGGCCGACGTCCCAATGCTCCGGCACCGCGCAGACGTCCCGCTGCATCAGGCGGCCGGCCGATTCCTCGGGGTAGCTCAGCGCCTCTTCGACGGCGGCGCGATCGTCCGGCTCCATCGCCCGGAGCACCGCCTGCTGCTCGTCGCGGTCGAGGTCCTCGATCAGCGCGACGGCGTCATCGGTGTCCAGCTGCCCGGCAATGTCCGCGACCTGCTGCGGCTCGAGCTCGTCGAGCAAATCGTCGCGGACGAAGTCGTTCATTTCCGCGAGCACGTCGGGGCTGACGATCCCGGCCAGCGCCTTGACCAGCCCGTCGCGCTCGTCCCGAGCGGCAAGCTCGATCAGGTCGGCAACGTCGGCGGGGTGGAGCGGCTGGACCAGCTCGCGCGCGGTTTCGTCGTCGCCATGCTCGACGGCGTCGAGCACCCTCGCAACGAATTCGGGCCGCAGCCGGTCTTCCTCGTCGATGGCGCTGGAATGGGCCGGGTTCGATTCGGCAACAAGATGCGCGGCGATGTCGTCGCTCTCGCTCATCTCGTTGACCCCTCTACTGACCGGCAAGCGCCCTCCTATGGTCGCCACTGCTCTGGCGCAACCACAAGCGGCTCCCTAAATCGTCGCCTTCACGACCTTTCAACCGGAGTACTCAAGCATGGCCGACGGCGAGCGCCTTCACCTTTCCCTTTCCAGCGGCGGCGAAGTCGTCATCAAGCTCCGGCCCGACCTTGCGCCCGGCCACGTCCAGCGGATCACGGAGCTCGCCAGCAGTGGCTTTTACGACAATGTCCCGTTCCACCGGGTGATCCCTGGCTTCATGGCGCAGGGCGGCGACCCGACGGGCCGCGGCACCGGCGGCTCCGATCTTCCGAACCTCAAGGCCGAATTCTCGAACGCG is part of the Sphingomicrobium sp. genome and encodes:
- a CDS encoding head GIN domain-containing protein; its protein translation is MRKSYAAVLIAALATAAGCSGVHAEDGGSSVSRNYNVGNFQRIEVAGSYDVEVRTGANPGVSATGSEKLLENTIVEVQGDRLVIHPDKKSSWFRRSIRGHARFTVTVPQLSAASIAGSGDLRIDRIQGARFEGAIAGSGDLDLQNVDVQELKLSIAGSGAVKAGSGKARSAKYEIAGSGDVDAGGIQTQEASISVAGSGDVRAHASGTADVSIMGSGDVELSGGAKCSVSKAGSGDVRCS
- a CDS encoding DUF2807 domain-containing protein; translation: MRSFLLPAAALIALATPAGAATRNFGITGFTKIRVDGPFKVRLATGVAPFAKASGSASALDRLAISVQGETLVVRSNTAAAGSYSGNDNGLVEISAGTHELSAAWLNGSGSLAIDRVKALKFDLSVQGSGAAEIGQAAVDQLNINALGTASARVGGKAGKLTAVVRGISSLDAAALIVKDATLGAEGAATIAANVSGSVKLDASGPATVRLAGRPACTLRVSGAATVSGCR
- a CDS encoding CADD family putative folate metabolism protein, whose product is MSVSNAIDIKVAERAMLKHPFYQAWTEGRLPLDTLRAYARQYFHHVEAFPRAVSAVHSACEDRDGRRMLAENLAEEEGLDAGKQDHASLWMMFACGLGENADAVRGQELNAETQGLIDTFRKLSRQSYAAGLGALYAYESQFPGVASAKIDGLIDRYGIEDEETLRFFRVHESADVEHSQVCRDLLDRLPEGERQEAVAAGEELAGALWNFLSGVEARATVN
- a CDS encoding GNAT family N-acetyltransferase, encoding MSGTEGANMDVSNNEAKHQFEIDLGDTTAVAVYNLLKGKIMFTHTEVPPEHEGKGIGSALIRAGLGYAREHQLQVIPICPFFAAYMKKHEEVQDLLDPSYRNALGLPAG
- a CDS encoding DUF1489 family protein, which encodes MTKVAFACRDLAALQQRVASRAAGSELRVPTRMRPKRASELVGGNLYWIVKHRIVGGNEILRFEDREDGRIDIVCCAELVSVSPLFRRAHQGWRYLEESEAPATDDDGSGIGALPPQLYGRLAALALV
- the mgtE gene encoding magnesium transporter, giving the protein MSESDDIAAHLVAESNPAHSSAIDEEDRLRPEFVARVLDAVEHGDDETARELVQPLHPADVADLIELAARDERDGLVKALAGIVSPDVLAEMNDFVRDDLLDELEPQQVADIAGQLDTDDAVALIEDLDRDEQQAVLRAMEPDDRAAVEEALSYPEESAGRLMQRDVCAVPEHWDVGRVIDYLRSTEDLPADFWEVFVVNAQHHPVGTCKLSTILRTPRAVAVGDVMQREQTLIPVDMDQEDVALRFQKYALVSAAVIDDAGRLVGMITVDDIVHIIQEEAGEDVLLLSGVGEEGDINEPVTESYRSRVRWLVANLVTALVGASVISHFEGAIERLTVLAVLMPIVAGVGGNAGTQTLAVTVRAIATNQLTGSNRWRAVGREIRVAMLNGITVAALIGVGVTLVLGSTSLGLLIGAAMLTNIIVAGFAGVLVPLALERSGADPAVASSVFVTMVTDSMGFLAVLGLATATGIVH
- a CDS encoding peptidylprolyl isomerase, whose translation is MADGERLHLSLSSGGEVVIKLRPDLAPGHVQRITELASSGFYDNVPFHRVIPGFMAQGGDPTGRGTGGSDLPNLKAEFSNAPHVRGTASMARTNDPNSANSQFFICFDDARFLDGQYTVWGEVESGMEHVDNLPKGEPPREPGRIVKATVA